In the genome of Botrytis cinerea B05.10 chromosome 13, complete sequence, one region contains:
- the Bcpks10 gene encoding Bcpks10, translated as MSHHSQEPVAIIGFACRLPGGNTTPKKLWEFLERGDIASNKVPKSRFNIEGHWDGSQKPRTMRPCGGMFLEDIDPADFDASFFEISRSEAISMDPNQRQMLEVVFEGLENAGIPLESLDGAPVGCFVGSYASDYGDMQNRDPEDRPASITVGVGRAIMANRLSHFLNIKGPSMTIDTACSGSLVGLDVACRYLQSREIDSAIIATSNLYLNPEHVMDLGAVGNAHSPTGLCHTFDIDADGYVKAEAVSSIIVKRLSDAIRDRDPIRAVIRGSATNSDGRTPGIASPSAEAQSAAIRAAYANAGITNLNDTAYLECHGTGTQAGDPTEVKGAASAFSGTRSADKPLIIGSIKSNLGHAEPSAGISGILKAVMAIENGIIPGNPTFLKPSPKIDFAGLKVKATRTAIPWPESSIRRASVNSFGYGGSNAHVILEQPKFPDGPHHITSYLSVADELTLDEDDSDHPYTLVLSANDNVSLKANIKALSNHLINPRVKVNLEDLAYTLSERRTKLWHRAYITTRSTEIDENDFVVGKKNPEALRIGFVFTGQGAQWPQMGKDLLQFFPWTRNILNNLDDALQSLPQPPNWLLIHELTKVRSAEHFRQPEFSQPLVTALQLCIIDVLRKWGIKPQSVVGHSSGEIAAAYAAGFLDQATAIKVAYYRGRAAVNRKNEVESDVGMLAVGLGTEALFPFLEKYAGRAWIACFNSPSSLTVSGKREALEKLAEELKANGHFARLLQVDLAYHSELMEVIGEEYEKLLKSGFASLGGSSDVSMFSSVTGLKKATTTDALYWKTNMVSPVRFDKALNEMLSDEKAPNYLIEIGPSGALAGPISQILKSLPNSGGISYSPSWSRGQNAGKAIFDLAGRLFVAGHDISLRSVNQYTNAKTLIDLPNYTWNHSVKYWHENASSKDWRFKQFVNHDLLGSKVIGTTWKSPTWRKLLNLADVPWLKDHKMGSDVLMPGAGFIAMAVEALYQKTRSTATEDIIISSPNELSYRFRNIRFDKALVLEDDKESPVLLSLTQQHGSKDWQEFRISSTTGDLLIEHCSGLIRIQDPVDEHLADSDNTSLQYPTSGKVWYKAQEEAGYGFGPSFQKLLKVESSSGQRQSRAQVSLSEPASKWSPQSYYPIHPAALDGCFQTVTPALWAGERSSVNAVLVPSIIDDLIINSVPSGLQEGLSLATSEYSGRGRLEEAKSYFANCSVYHPDNGALLMQMSGLRFAKLDMGARTDPHVFDRISWKPDITFFSQEKLGSLDAANPETQLDSVINLIAHKRPALKILEVSLNHSETRSIWFESEDSLSRSAYLQYDYASGDAKGLVSVQNKYKAKSNSSFFLINPTKDALDLPQDAIYDLVILKVAKNPVVDQSLNDSLDYIKSHLSDKGFALVVQESDLQSSISSVTTPLLDEKSQSPLSAGSPNTPGIAIESSEFIVKDSEIPIVTENITPNELQESETKLLESDATLAGVTQRLSISLTIQEAAKLKGITSVLQIADNNDSPAWSLYTSEVKITSQPRNLSVIRLSETTPSLDSSLKAVLEVSGWTVTEVAYSPNNVATTGTVVLILDELHTPVLTQINAIQWEGLKMLINSGTHLLWVTKGAQYKVTDPNNALVHGLFRVARREDPSVKLSVLDVESSAGSATNYAIDAVLNSLQINQDPKTVIETEFVERDGTLYVQRVVPDLRVNEFKRAEVEGAEPILKNLHETEAAVQLRAERLGTFQGLTWCETAVGEVPVDSGKIEVEVMAVGVNFKDVAVTMGIVPENEYTTGYEGAGIVKRLGPDVTKFKVGDRVCFLNGGSYANRLQLGVGRAHIIPDSMSFEDAATIPSVYLCSIYSLYDIANLREGQSILIHSASGGVGIACIQLAQYKKAEIYVTVGTEEKRRFLTDHYGIPPSRIFSSRNTKFAKQIMHATNGRGIDVIINSLAGELLDASWRICADGGTMVEIGKKDIVDRNTLSMEPFDRNCSYRAMDFSYTENIVDPLISRLLDQIFELVHGGHVKPIHPVTIFGFNDIPAALAYIRSGRHIGKVVISDKGIDSQVPIRPATRKLNLRSDASYLIVGGLKGLCGSLAIHMARHGAKHIVACSRSGISDVASQKIVKNCLAYGCEVVDAQGDAASASFMSKVFKETSPRIAGIIQGAMILRDKPFETMTLDDYHTALHAKFNGTWNLHHVSQEQKEPLDFFTLLSSISGIVGNKGQANYAAGNTFLDAFAQYRETLGLRANSVDLGLIEDVGYVAEQEGFDARFDKRQWTPVTENTLRKILSYSILQQDEKAPINASSSTQLIAGIGFPLPEDSDLSYEGRFGYLFQSAAGGNKDGGSSQGDETIEAFRMMRKSGADKAALAKVCVEVIAAQFTKILRLETEMETAKPLISYGLDSLAAVELRNWIRIELGAELTTLDITNASSLNALCEKLVSKLS; from the exons ATGTCTCACCATTCTCAAGAGCCAGTTGCCATCATTGGCTTTGCATGCCGCCTCCCAGGAGGTAACACTACACCAAAGAAACTCTGGGAGTTTCTCGAGAGAGGAGACATTGCCTCGAACAAAGTGCCCAAATCAAGATTTAACATTGAGGGACATTGGGATGGATCTCAAAAGCCACGCACCATGCGACCATGCGGTGGCATGTTTCTCGAAGATATCGATCCAGCGGACTTTGATGcttcattttttgaaatttcgcGAAGCGAGGCCATTTCAATGGATCCAAACCAGCGCCAGATGCTTGAAGTTGTCTTTGAAGGACTCGAAAATGCTGGAATACCGCTAGAAAGTCTTGATGGGGCACCTGTCGGGTGTTTCGTTGGTTCATATGCATCAG ATTATGGCGATATGCAAAATAGAGACCCGGAAGATAGGCCAGCAAGCATTACTGTCGGAGTTGGGCGCGCTATTATGGCTAACAGACTAAgtcattttttaaatatcaaGGGACCGAG CATGACTATCGACACCGCTTGCTCTGGTAGTCTTGTGGGTCTTGATGTAGCTTGCCGATATCTACAGTCTCGAGAGATCGATTCGGCTATTATCGCAACCAGTAATCTTTATCTGAATCCCGAGCATGTCATGGATCTCGGAGCGGTTGGAAATGCACATTCGCCTACTGGGCTATGTCATACATTCGATATCGACGCTGATGGATACGTAAAAGCCGAAGCCGTGAGCAGTATCATCGTCAAGAGACTCTCCGATGCTATTCGCGATAGGGACCCCATTAGAGCTGTGATTCGAGGTTCTGCTACCAACAGCGACGGAAGAACACCGGGTATTGCTAGTCCTAGCGCCGAAGCTCAGTCTGCTGCTATTAGAGCAGCCTATGCCAATGCAGGCATTACCAATTTGAATGATACAGCATATCTCGAATGCCACGGTACCGGAACCCAG GCCGGTGATCCCACTGAAGTGAAGGGCGCCGCTTCCGCATTCTCTGGGACTCGCTCAGCAGATAAACCTCTCATCATTGGCTCG ATCAAAAGTAACCTGGGACATGCTGAGCCATCAGCGGGTATATCAGGAATTTTGAAAGCTGTTATGGCCATTGAAAATGGAATCATCCCAGGGAATCCAACTTTTCTAAAACCTAGTCCAAAAA TTGATTTTGCTGGTCTTAAAGTGAAGGCTACTCGCACTGCAATCCCATGGCCTGAAAGTTCTATCCGCCGAGCAAGTGTCAATTCCTTTGGATATGGAGGCTCCAATGCACATGTGATCCTGGAACAGCCCAAATTTCCAGATGGCcctcatcacatcacttCATACCTGTCTGTAGCCGATGAGCTTActttggatgaagatgactcAGACCATCCGTATACACTCGTTCTCTCGGCAAATGATAATGTTTCGCTTAAAGCTAATATCAAGGCATTGAGCAACCACTTGATCAACCCTCGCGTCAAGGTCAACCTCGAGGATCTCGCGTATACGCTCTCGGAGAGGAGAACAAAGTTATGGCACCGGGCTTATATTACAACACGAAGCACAGAAATTGACGAGAACGATTTTGTTGTTGGAAAAAAGAATCCAGAAGCCCTGAGAATCGGTTTCGTATTCACTGGTCAGGGTGCCCAGTGGCCTCAAATGGGGAAGGACTTGCTGCAATTCTTTCCATGGACAAGAAATATACTCAACAACCTTGATGATGCTTTACAGAGTCTTCCACAGCCTCCAAACTGGTTATTGATACATGAATTAACTAAGGTTCGCAGTGCTGAGCACTTCCGTCAACCAGAATTTTCACAACCTCTTGTCACAGCACTTCAACTATGCATTATCGATGTCCTTCGGAAGTGGGGTATCAAACCTCAAAGCGTGGTTGGTCACTCATCTGGAGAGATTGCGGCCGCATATGCAGCAGGCTTTCTCGACCAAGCCACTGCAATCAAAGTAGCCTATTACAGAGGTCGGGCTGCTGTCAATCGAAAGAACGAAGTGGAAAGCGATGTTGGTATGCTAGCAGTAGGTCTAGGAACAGAAGCTCTGTTCCCATTCTTAGAGAAGTACGCCGGGAGAGCTTGGATCGCCTGTTTCAACAGTCCTAGCAGTTTGACTGTCTCCGGAAAACGTGAGGCGCTCGAAAAGCTGGCCGaggaattgaaagcaaaCGGCCATTTTGCTAGACTTCTCCAAGTCGACCTTGCCTACCACTCTGAACTTATGGAGGTGATCGGTGAAGAGTATGAGAAGCTTCTGAAATCTGGCTTCGCTTCCCTTGGTGGATCATCAGATGTATCGATGTTTTCTTCAGTCACTGGGTTGAAGAAGGCTACTACTACAGACGCTTTGTATTGGAAAACAAACATGGTATCACCGGTACGATTTGATAAGGCTCTCAATGAGATGCTTTCGGACGAGAAAGCTCCAAACTACTTGATCGAAATTGGTCCATCGGGGGCGCTTGCTGGTCCTATCTCCCAGATTTTGAAATCACTACCTAACAGTGGCGGCATTTCTTACAGTCCTTCATGGTCTCGAGGTCAAAATGCGGGTAAAGCTATTTTCGATCTGGCAGGTCGTCTATTCGTCGCGGGTCACGATATTAGTTTGAGAAGTGTCAATCAGTATACCAATGCTAAAACTTTGATCGATCTTCCAAATTACACCTGGAATCACTCTGTCAAGTACTGGCATGAGAATGCATCGAGCAAAGATTGGAGGTTCAAACAATTCGTAAATCACGATTTACTTGGAAGCAAAGTCATCGGAACCACGTGGAAATCGCCAACCTGGCGAAAGCTCCTGAATCTTGCTGATGTTCCATGGCTGAAAGATCACAAAATGGGTTCAGACGTCTTAATGCCTGGTGCTGGGTTTATAGCAATGGCTGTAGAAGCATTGTACCAAAAGACGCGATCCACCGCGACCGAGgacatcatcatcagttCGCCCAATGAGCTATCCTATCGATTCAGAAACATTCGTTTCGACAAAGCTCTAGTACTAGAAGATGATAAAGAGTCTCCCGTTCTTTTATCACTGACTCAGCAGCATGGTAGTAAAGATTGGCAAGAATTCCGCATTTCTTCAACTACGGGAGACCTTTTGATTGAGCATTGTTCAGGCTTGATCCGCATACAAGATCCTGTTGATGAACATTTGGCAGATTCTGATAATACATCCCTTCAATACCCAACGTCTGGCAAGGTCTGGTATAAGGCTCAGGAAGAAGCCGGCTATGGCTTCGGTCCCAGTTTCCAGAAGCTACTGAAAGTCGAGTCCAGCAGTGGTCAACGACAATCTCGGGCACAGGTATCGTTGTCAGAGCCAGCATCAAAATGGTCGCCGCAATCTTATTATCCAATTCATCCAGCAGCTCTTGATGGATGCTTCCAAACAGTCACTCCCGCTCTATGGGCAGGAGAGCGCAGCTCGGTAAACGCTGTTTTGGTGCCTTCCATAATTGATGATCTGATTATCAACAGTGTGCCTAGTGGTCTCCAAGAGGGTCTCTCGCTCGCTACCTCGGAATATTCTGGCCGTGGCCGTCTAGAAGAAGCTAAGAGCTACTTTGCCAATTGTTCAGTCTACCACCCAGATAATGGTGCTCTCCTTATGCAAATGTCTGGACTTCGATTTGCCAAGTTAGATATGGGAGCAAGAACAGATCCACATGTATTTGATCGCATTTCCTGGAAGCCAGACattactttcttttcccagGAAAAGTTGGGTAGTCTGGATGCAGCAAATCCCGAGACACAACTTGATTCGGTTATCAATCTGATTGCGCACAAGAGGCCtgctttgaaaattcttgaGGTCAGCCTCAACCATAGTGAGACAAGATCTATTTGGTTCGAGTCTGAAGATTCGCTATCAAGATCAGCTTATCTACAGTACGACTATGCTTCAGGAGATGCGAAAGGTCTCGTCTCTGTCCAAAACAAGTACAAGGCAAAGAGCAACTCATCGTTCTTTCTAATAAACCCCACTAAAGATGCCTTGGATTTGCCACAAGATGCGATTTACGACCTTGTGATTCTCAAAGTTGCGAAGAATCCAGTGGTTGACCAGAGCTTGAATGATAGTCTCGACtatatcaaatctcatcTTTCCGACAAAGGGTTTGCGCTTGTGGTGCAGGAGAGTGACTTGCAATCAAGCATTAGCTCTGTAACTACTCCTCTTCTTGACGAGAAGTCTCAATCGCCGTTATCAGCAGGGTCTCCTAATACCCCAGGGATAGCCATTGAGTCCTCTGAATTCATTGTGAAAGACTCTGAGATCCCCATTGTGACCGAAAACATAACACCCAATGAACTTCAAGAGTCCGAAACAAAGTTACTCGAGTCCGATGCGACTCTCGCGGGTGTTACACAGCGACTTTCAATCTCTCTAACGATACAAGAAGCGGCGAAATTGAAAGGAATCACTTCTGTTCTGCAGATTGCTGATAATAATGACAGTCCGGCATGGTCATTATATACTAGTGAAGTGAAGATTACCTCGCAACCCAGAAACTTATCTGTCATACGGCTTTCGGAGACTACCCCATCATTGGATTCATCGCTGAAAGCTGTGTTGGAAGTATCCGGGTGGACAGTCACAGAGGTAGCGTACTCGCCGAACAATGTTGCAACAACAGGAACAGTGGTGTTGATCCTAGATGAGCTTCATACCCCAGTGCTGACCCAAATCAACGCAATTCAGTGGGAAGGCCTCAAGATGCTCATCAATTCTGGAACTCATCTGCTCTGGGTCACCAAAGGTGCACAATACAAGGTAACAGACCCGAATAATGCCCTTGTTCATGGTTTATTCCGCGTGGCTCGTAGAGAAGATCCTAGCGTCAAACTTAGCGTCCTAGACGTAGAGTCAAGCGCTGGTTCCGCCACGAATTATGCCATCGATGCGGTTCTCAATTCGctccaaatcaatcaagaCCCCAAAACTGTCATTGAGACAGAGTTCGTAGAACGCGACGGGACTTTGTATGTGCAGAGAGTTGTCCCGGACCTTCGAGTGAATGAATTCAAGAGAGCCGAAGTTGAAGGCGCAGAGCCTATACTCAAGAATCTACATGAAACTGAGGCAGCCGTTCAGTTGAGAGCTGAGCGTCTTGGAACTTTCCAGGGTCTTACATGGTGTGAGACTGCCGTTGGAGAGGTGCCGGTAGATTCAGGAAAGATTGAGGTGGAGGTCATGGCTGTGGGTGTCAACTTCAAGGACGTCGCTGTGACGATGGGAATTGTTCCAGAGAACGAGTACACCACTGGATACGAAGGAGCCGGTATCGTAAAACGACTTGGACCCGATGTGACGAAGTTCAAGGTTGGAGACCGCGTCTGCTTCCTGAATGGAGGAAGCTATGCAAATCGTCTCCAACTGGGCGTCGGAAGAGCTCATATCATACCAGATTCAATGAGCTTTGAGGATGCCGCAACTATACCTTCAGTATACTTGTGCTCAATCTACTCTCTCTACGATATTGCCAATCTGAGAGAAGGGCAGTCTATTCTGATCCATTCAGCATCTGGTGGTGTTGGAATTGCATGCATCCAACTAGCCCAATACAAGAAGGCCGAAATCTATGTTACAGTTGGCACAGAGGAAAAGCGCAGATTTCTAACCGATCACTACGGAATTCCACCGTCGCGTATATTTTCCTCGCGCAACACAAAGTTTGCTAAGCAGATAATGCATGCAACTAATGGCCGCGGTATCGATGTTATCATCAACTCCCTCGCTGGAGAATTGCTCGATGCCTCGTGGCGAATCTGCGCTGATGGTGGAACTATGGTtgagattggaaagaaagacatcGTTGACCGTAACACTTTATCTATGGAGCCGTTCGATCGCAACTGCTCATACAGAGCGATGGACTTTTCTTACACTGAGAACATTGTAGATCCATTAATTTCAAG ATTGCTAGACCAGATTTTCGAGTTGGTTCACGGTGGCCATGTGAAGCCCATTCACCCAGTCACTATCTTTGGATTCAACGACATTCCAGCAGCACTCGCCTACATTCGCAGCGGTCGACATATAGGGAAAGTCGTTATCTCCGATAAAGGGATAGATTCGCAGGTTCCTATTAGGCCAGCAACACGCAAACTCAACCTTCGATCTGATGCTTCCTATCTCATCGTTGGTGGCTTAAAAGGCCTATGTGGCTCCCTGGCTATTCATATGGCGCGGCATGGAGCTAAGCATATCGTCGCTTGTAGCAGAAGTGGCATTAGCGATGTTGCGTCGCAGAAGATTGTGAAAAACTGCCTTGCATATGGATGCGAGGTTGTAGATGCCCAGGGTGACGCTGCGAGCGCGAGTTTTATGAGTAAAGTCTTCAAGGAAACATCGCCACGAATTGCCGGGATCATTCAAGGGGCTATGATACTCAGAGACAAACCATTCGAAACCATGACACTGGATGATTACCACACAGCCCTTCACGCCAAATTCAATGGAACTTGGAATCTGCATCATGTTTCTCAAGAACAGAAAGAGCCACTGGACTTCTTCACTTTGCTCTCGAGTATCTCCGGAATTGTTGGAAACAAGGGGCAGGCCAATTATGCTGCAGGAAACACATTTCTGGATGCATTTGCCCAGTATCGTGAAACGCTCGGTCTCCGGGCAAATTCTGTTGATCTCGGCCTCATAGAGGATGTTGGCTACGTGGCCGAGCAAGAGGGTTTCGACGCTCGTTTCGACAAGAGACAGTGGACACCCGTAACTGAAAATACTTTGCGGAAGATATTGAGCTATTCCATCCTGCAGCAAGACGAGAAAGCACCAATTAATGCAAGTAGCAGCACACAACTGATTGCTGGCATTGGGTTTCCACTGCCCGAGGATTCAGATCTCTCTTACGAAGGAAGATTTGGGTATCTTTTTCAAAGTGCGGCGGGTGGCAATAAAGATGGCGGAAGTAGCCAGGGCGATGAGACAATAGAAGCATTTCGGATGATGCGCAAATCAGGAGCTGACAAGGCAGCCCTGGCCAAAGTATGTGTGGAGGTGATTGCAGCGCAATTTACCAAGATCTTACGGTTGGAAACCGAGATGGAAACGGCCAAACCCCTGATATCATATGGATTGGATTCGCTCGCAGCAGTCGAGCTACGGAATTGGATTCGCATTGAGCTTGGGGCCGAATTAACGACACTTGACATTACTAATGCAAGTTCACTCAATGCACTGTGCGAAAAACTCGTATCGAAGCTCTCATAG
- the Bczpr1 gene encoding Bczpr1: MADTNQPETKPDGAVFDDYFESLGQKAQNLSANGQKDGAATNSTLESDEEQRVVDEIESLCMNCHENGITRLLLTRIPFFREIILMSFFCPHCNFKNSEIQSAGEIQQKGSRFELRLTTLEDFARQVVKSDTCTVKFIELDLEVPEGRGQLTNVEGLLSMILDDLALKQPERKEQIPEVYEKIEDVITRGRKMLAGEAFPFRLSLDDPAGNSWIEPDQKDGVGKLAKVQYPRTPEQNEALGLSGEQDTEAATGGQPTAASFEDDDIIPNEVYSFPATCPGCTRHCVTHMKMVEIPHFKQVVIMSTVCDHCGYRSNEVKTGGEVPEKGKCITLKVESPVDLARDILKSESCALECPELKLSVNPGTLGGRFTTVEGLLTQVRDDLHQQIFDVGDAGEGGDGMESESKKNWKIFFDGIDEAIKGERKFTIILRDPLASSYVQNLYLPDEDPSIKTEEYERTAEEEEDLGLSDMKTEGYVDEVGDEKRRVEAEKAAAEEKKE, translated from the exons ATGGCCGATACAAACCAACCCGAAACAAAGCCAGACGGTGCTGTCTTCGACGATTATTTTGAGAGCTTGGGACAAAAGGCACAAAACCTTTCAGCCAACGGCCAAAAAGATGGTGCCGCAACCAACAGCACATTGGAGTCGGATGAAGAGCAGAGGGTAGTGGATGAAATCGAATCATTATGTATGAACTGCCATGAAAAT GGAATTACCCGATTACTCCTCACACGAATTCCCTTTTTCCGCGAAATCATCCTCATGTCCTTTTTCTGTCCCCATTGCAACTTTAAAAATTCCGAGATCCAATCTGCTGGAGAAATTCAACAAAAAGGATCCAGATTTGAATTGCGCCTCACAACTCTTGAAGACTTCGCCAGACAAGTAGTAAAATCTGATACTTGTACTGTAAAATTCATTGAGTTGGATCTTGAAGTCCCAGAAGGACGAGGACAGTTGACCAATGTAGAAGGTCTTTTGAGCATGATTCTTGACGATCTTGCTCTCAAACAACCAGAAAGAAAGGAGCAAATCCCAGAAGTTTACGAAAAGATCGAAGATGTTATTACTAGAGGCCGAAAGATGCTCGCAGGCGAGGCCTTCCCTTTCAGATTATCTCTTGATGATCCAGCAGGAAATTCATGGATTGAACCAGACCAAAAGGATGGTGTAGGAAAGCTCGCCAAAGTTCAATACCCAAGAACTCCAGAACAAAATGAGGCTCTTGGTCTCAGTGGTGAACAAGATACTGAAGCTGCGACCGGAGGACAACCTACCGCCGCAAGTTTCGAAGACGATGATATTATCCCCAATGAAGTTTATTCTTTCCCAGCTACCTGTCCTGGATGCACAAGGCATTGTGTTACACATATGAAGATGGTTGAAATCCCACATTTCAAACAAGTCGTCATTATGAGTACCGTATGTGATCATTGCGGATATCGTTCGAACGAGGTCAAGACTGGAGGTGAAGTGCCAGAGAAGGGTAAATGCATTACTCTTAAGGTAGAAAGTCCCGTAGATCTAGCCAGAGATATCCTCAAGTCAGAGTCTTGCGCATTGGAATGCCCTGAACTCAAATTATCGGTTAACCCTGGAACTTTGGGAGGAAGATTTACCACCGTTGAAGGTCTACTTACACAAGTACGAGATGATTTACATCAACAAATCTTCGATGTTGGTGATGCTGGAGAAGGTGGAGATGGCATGGAATCAGAATCTAAGAAGAACTGGAAGATATTCTTTGATGGTATTGACGAGGCCATCAAGGGCGAAAGAAAATTTACTATCATCCTCAGAGATCCATTGGCTAGTAGTTACGTACAGAATTTGTATTTGCCAGACGAGGATCCATCGATCAAGACTGAGGAATATGAGAGAACagcggaggaggaggaagatctAGGTCTTTCTGACATGAAGACCGAAGGCTATGTAGATGAGgttggagatgagaagaggagagttGAGGCTGAGAAAGCCGCGGcggaggagaaaaaggaataa
- the Bcdbr1 gene encoding Bcdbr1, with translation MVASIQEINGLRVAVEGCGHGTLNAIYSSIEKACEARTWDGVDLLIIGGDFQAVRNANDLTVMSCPVKYREIGDFHAYYSGLKKAPYLTIFVGGNHEASSHLWELYYGGWVAPNIYYMGAANVVRLGGVRIAGMSGIWKGYNYNKSHYERLPYNQDDVKSIYHVREYDIRKLLQVGTQVDIGISHDWPRAVEKHGDMKRLWNMKPDFERESNDGSLGNLAASYVMDRLRPPYWFAAHLHCKFSAVKTYEGAQKSNTVEEPKEEVKTTEVAPPVEINDATEQQPIVPHNDDEIDLDMDDDDSPSATDAPKHVDTTTDNAKSKQTPAATEESIPSSVPSDIRAQLPAAFSKPTTSAHREPRVQPGQPTPLKITNKAVRFLALDKCLPGRKFLQLLEVQPYDSAEKTSTSTPRAQPKFEYDPEWLAITRAFNSGLILGDKASRFPEDKGEDHYRTLIEKEQAWVDEHIVQQNKLEIPENFVITAPPFFEGMPEIVNEGPVEYNNPQMQEYCDLLGMENKFYASDEEKQIRMQNGPPAVEERRDGGFGGRGGGRGRGGRGGGRGFGGGRGHRGGGRGGGRGRGRGGWH, from the exons ATGGTTGCCTCcattcaagaaatcaatGGTTTGCGCGTAGCTGTAGAGGGATGC GGCCATGGCACTCTCAATGcaatatattcttcaataGAGAAAGCTTGCGAAGCCCGAACTTGGGATGGTGTTGATCTCCTCATCATTGGAGGGGACTTCCAG GCAGTACGAAACGCAAATGATCTTACAGTAATGTCATGTCCAGTCAAATATCGAGAAATCGGAGACTTCCACGCATATTATAGCGGGCTCAAGAAAGCCCCATACCTCACCATTTTCGTTGGCGGCAATCACGAAGCTAGCAGTCATCTATGGGAGCTTTATTATGGAGGATGGGTTGCGCCAAACATTTATTACATGGGAGCTGCAAATGTGGTACGATTGGGCGGAGTGCGAATCGCTGGTATGAGCGGAATATGGAAGGGTTATAATTACAACAAAAGTCATTATGAACGATTGCCATACAACCAGGACGATGTCAAATCGATATACCATGTTCGCGAATACGATATCAGAAAGTTACTACAAGTAGGAACCCAGGTTGATATTGGGATCAGTCATGACTGGCCGAGGGCTGTTGAGAAACATGGAGACATGAAGAGGTTGTGGAACATGAAACCAGATTTCGAGAGAGAATCTAATGACGGCTCGCTGGGGAATCTGGCTGCGAGCTATGTCATGGATCGTCTAAGGCCACCTTATTGGTTTGCCGCGCATCTACACTGCAAATTCTCTGCGGTAAAAACTTACGAGGGCgctcaaaaatcaaacactGTGGAGGAACCAAAGGAAGAAGTCAAAACTACTGAGGTCGCGCCCCCAGTCGAAATCAACGATGCAACAGAGCAACAACCCATAGTACCAcacaatgatgatgagattgaccTTGATATGGATGATGACGATAGCCCATCAGCTACGGACGCACCAAAGCATGTTGATACCACAACGGACAATGCTAAAAGCAAGCAAACCCCAGCAGCCACAGAAGAATCTATCCCATCATCAGTTCCATCGGATATCCGAGCTCAGTTGCCAGCCGCTTTCTCCAAACCAACAACCTCAGCTCATCGAGAACCCAGGGTACAGCCAGGACAGCCAACACCACTCAAGATCACGAACAAGGCAGTTCGCTTTCTTGCTCTAGACAAGTGTTTACCAGGTCGTAAATTTCTACAGCTCTTAGAGGTACAACCATATGACAGCGCGGAAAAAACTTCGACATCTACTCCACGAGCTCAaccaaaatttgaatatgatcCGGAATGGTTAGCTATCACGCGAGCATTTAACAGCGGTCTTATTCTAGGGGATAAAGCAAGCAGGTTTCCCGAGGACAAGGGAGAGGATCACTATAGAACTCTGATTGAAAAAGAGCAAGCATGGGTCGATGAGCACATTGTTCAGCAAAATAAACTAGAGATTCCCGAGAACTTCGTCATCACAGCGCCACCTTTCTTTGAGGGCATGCCAGAAATTGTGAACGAAGGCCCGGTAGAATACAATAACCCTCAAATGCAAGAATATTGCGACCTCCttggaatggaaaataaGTTTTACGCTTCCGATGAGGAAAAGCAGATCAGAATGCAAAATGGACCACCGGCAGTGGAAGAACGAAGAGATGGAGGATTTGGCGGcaggggaggaggaagaggccgaggaggaagaggtggTGGAAGAGGGTTCGGGGGAGGACGTGGACATCGAGGGGGTGGCAGAGGGGGTGGTAGGGGCAGAGGCAGAGGTGGTTGGCATTAA